One region of Juglans microcarpa x Juglans regia isolate MS1-56 chromosome 7S, Jm3101_v1.0, whole genome shotgun sequence genomic DNA includes:
- the LOC121240794 gene encoding kiwellin-like yields MVNLVSLLLPLSLFIVIISLPLPAQAISSCSGPCNTLDDCDGQLICINGKCNDDPDAGTHICGNSAPSGNNNCQPSGTLNCQGTSYTQYRCSPPVTSSTPAILTNNDFSQGGDGGAQSKCDDSFHNNSELIVALSTGWFNDNSRCGSMIRIMASNGRSVEAKVVDECDSVNGCDEEHAGQPPCKNNIVDGSDAVWNELGLNKDVGEVDITWSMA; encoded by the coding sequence ATGGTAAACCTTGTGTCACTCTTGCTTCCACTTTCCCTATTCATCGTTATCATCTCCCTACCTCTCCCTGCACAAGCTATATCCTCTTGCAGTGGCCCATGTAATACTCTCGACGATTGTGACGGTCAACTCATTTGCATCAATGGCAAGTGCAATGATGACCCTGATGCTGGCACCCACATATGCGGAAACTCTGCACCTAGTGGAAACAACAACTGCCAACCCTCGGGCACCTTGAATTGTCAAGGGACATCCTACACTCAGTATAGATGCTCGCCTCCCGTGACGTCCTCCACGCCAGCCATTCTCACAAACAACGATTTCAGTCAAGGTGGGGATGGTGGAGCCCAATCCAAGTGCGACGATAGTTTCCACAACAACTCAGAGCTGATCGTGGCATTATCAACTGGGTGGTTTAACGACAATTCGCGCTGCGGTAGTATGATTAGAATTATGGCTAGTAATGGGAGGAGTGTGGAGGCCAAGGTGGTAGACGAGTGTGACTCCGTTAATGGGTGTGACGAAGAGCATGCAGGTCAGCCACCATGCAAGAATAATATTGTAGATGGGTCGGATGCTGTGTGGAATGAATTGGGACTGAATAAAGACGTGGGTGAAGTGGATATTACTTGGTCTATGGCATAG